Sequence from the Sulfuracidifex tepidarius genome:
ATATCCATGATCTCCTTGTCGTTCTCAGCTATCATTTGTTCACTAGGACCGAAGAACATGACCTTTATGTCATCAAAAAGGTGTTTCTGTTTCCCTACTACTGCTAGGTTTAGACCAGCTAACACTTTGGCTTTCTGGTCTTTACCCGAGTTTATCATGATGAGGATATTTTTTGCCATGCAAAGGAAATGTCTTGGACATTGAAAAAGTATCTTATCATGAATATGGCTAGAAAAGCTCTTTAACTAGCTTACGTAAATTATTAGGTCATTAAAATTAGATTTCACGGTAAAAATAGAGGATTTGGATACTTAACTGAGAGGTCTGTAAATATTAAAGTGAACAATATGAGACTTCAGAACAGTTTTTTATCTGATAACGGCATAGAACAATAGAACAAACAGAGTCCTTTTGATTCCCTCGAGTATTTCCATGCAAAAATACCTTTCATTTTTAAGCTAGTGTACAATCAATAACTCATGAAGGTAATAGTTTTCGGAGGAGATGGTTATTTAGGATGGCCGCTGTCATTGAGGTTAGCTTCCAGAGGGCATGAAGTCTTAATAGTTGATAACCTTTTCACCAGGAGAGCTGTCACAGAGGTAGGCTCCGACTCGGCCTTTCCCCTTCCGTTACCAGACAAGAGGGTTGAGAACGCAAAGAAGGAGTCCGACGTGGAGGTTTCCTTTCAGACAGGGGACGTACGCGACTACGAGTTCGTTGAGGACATGATAAGGGAGTTTAAACCCGACGCAGTGGTGGACTTCGCTGAGCAGAGGTCCGCTCCGTACTCCATGATAGACGTTTATCACGCAGTACACACCGTTGAGAACAACGTGAGAGGGACCATCAACCTGATATACGCGATCTCAAAGGTCAACCCAGACATACATTTCCTGAAAATGGGAACCATGGGAGAGTACGGAACACCTTCTTACCCCATTCTTGAGTCCCCCGAGGTAGAAGTTGAGATAAAAGGGAAGAAAGGGGAGGTCATGTTCCCCAAGAAAGGAGGGAGTTACTACCACTGGAGCAAGGTGTTCGATACTTACTTGCTTTACTGGTCGCTGAAGGACTTAAACGTGCTGTCCAGAGTCACCGACATAATGCAAGGCCCGGTTTACGGAACGAGGACTGAAGAAATAAAGAGCGAGGGAGTTAGGACTAGGTTCGACTTCGATGAGGTGTGGGGGACTGTAGTGAACAGGTTCTGTGTCGAGGCTGTGCTAGGTATGCCTCTCACTCCTTACGGCAAGGGAGAACAGAGGAGAGGATTCCTTTCCCTCGAGGACAGTATGAGGGCGTTAACGGCTCTCCTTGAGAACCCTCCAGAGGGATACCGCGTTGTGAATCAGATACACGAGGTATACTCGGTGAACCAGATAGCGGAGATGGTGAAGAAGGCTGGAGAAGACCTAGGTATGTCAGTTGAAATAGAACATGTTAAGAACCCTAGGGTAGAGGCCGAACAACATGAATATGACGTGGAGAGCAAAGTTCTGCCTTCCCTGGGGGCAACTCCAGTGAAGAAGATGCAAGACGAGGTGAAGTTCATGATAGAGGACTTGCTGCCTTACAAGGATAGACTATCGAGGTATAAAGGAGCGATCTTACCTAGGACGGACTGGAGGAAAGGAAGGTAACAGTAGAGGGGATAAGAAGGAGGGAAAAATCTAGTGCGTGTGAGTGCATAATAACAAGAGACATGTTCCTCTCTTCTATCTATATTTCTACACACAAAATGATTTTTTCTCCCATCTATACTTGTTCAACTAAAAAGGGAGAAGGCGTGAAAATGAGAAAAGAGCTGTTATTATAAAATTGTTATTATAATATAGAAAATAATAACAATAGTAACTATGATCACAATGATAATAATAGCAAGAAAATAAAAATAGTAACAAGTCTTCCCTTTAATGATCGAACTCTGCTTCCTTCACTTCCTCAGTTATCGCCTCAAGCTCCTTCCCGTTGACCTTCCTGCCTTTGACGAGCATGAACCCCGAGATCATTGAGACCAGACCCATTAACGCTATTGCGTAATACGGTGACGTGCTGTATGCCAGGGAAACTAGGAGAGGTCCCACGGCACCGCCTAAATGACCTATTCCGTCAGCTATTCCCATTCCCAAGCTCCTTACCCTAGTGTTCAAGTTCTCTGACGTGTAAGCGTACATCGTGGGGAACTTGAACCCTTGGAAGAACATGGAAATGAAGCCAGCAACCAGGAAGGGCAACCCTGAGAGGAAAGCCCAGGAGAGGATAGCAACTCCGCTTAGAACGTTGCTAAAGGACGAAGACCATTTCCTCTCTATCCTGTCGTTAAGAATTGAGGACAGAGTAACACCTAGCGGATCGCCGTACAGAATGTAAGTGAAGTAAAGGGAAGAGTTAACGAAGCCTTTCCCATCTATGATCGAGAAAATAGTCCCTGAGAACAAGGAATATCCGGCAAAGTAGCTGAAGAACCACACTAGAGTGAAATAAATGATGGACTTGCTTATTCTGACCTTCTCACCCCTTGTCTTGTTCCATCTCTCGCTCTCGGGTAAGGTAACCCTGAACACCGCCGAGAACAAGGCCATGGAAAGCCCCGCGAGGAAGAGCAGTCTCCAGTAACCACTTCCGAGGAAGATCGCTACTGGCCCGACCACCAGTGTCATCAGGAAACCACCTAGGTTTACAAGTCCAACCGCCCTGCCCCTGAACGAAGCTGACGTCATCTCGCTCACGTAAGAGGGTATCACAGCGACCTCCCCCTCTATGCCAAACCCAATGAGTAGTTCCGCTATGGATAACTCCAGGAAGTCCTGAGATGAAAGCCCGATCAGGGAACCTATTGCGATTATCAGCATTGTTAAAACTAACCCCTTCTTCCTTCCGAGGTACGTTGAGACCAGCCCGTTAGTAGCACCTCCCAGAAAGTACCCTATCATCTCCGTAGTCAAAGGTAGGTTAGCTACGGGAGAGGAAGAAGGCACGTGGAACTGTTGAGCAGAATAATCGATTATGTAAGGAACGTTAAATATATCCCAGAACGAAAGGGACGTTCCTACAGAGAGTAAAGCCAGTTGTTTCCTTGAGAGCATGACTGAGTATATACTGTTTAAATAATTTAAACTTAGCATGAGTGTGGTTTCATGACTATAATTTATTTTTCTAAGATGAAAAATTTTTTACACGTGTTTGGTAGTTAACGTCAATGCTGGAACCCGAAAAGAGGTGATAGAGTACGACCCTTCTTGAGATATTCACTTATTAACCGAGCTTGACTCTATTTTTTATGGATGTCTGTAAGGTAAAGGAAGTGTATATAGTAGGGATTCCCCATGTAATAGCAGGGTACCTCCAGGACGTGGCGGTAGTGTATAACAAGGGAGATAAGTGGATAGCTCAGAAGGCAGAACATTTTAGGACTAACGATAAGGAAGTATCTTCCGTGTTAAAGAACGTGATGTATGCAACTACAGAGGACGATTTCGAGGAGGGAATAGAGAGGGCAGTCTCTCAGGGGGCTAGAGTCCAAAGGATAGAGGTTAAGAAATGGAACCTGCCTTTCCCTAAGAACTTGGTGGAGGGTAAAGTCAAACTTCAAAAGGAAGTTGACTGATACGCGATAAAAATTATGGAAGCTAAATGAATAGAGTTTTCAACTGCTTAAAGCTCTCCTTTCCTATCAACGAAAACATTGCTAACATGGAGGTTATGAACATAAGTGGGAAAGCGACCAAGGAGTAAATCACTTCTTTTGATTTAATCTTCATGGAATACGA
This genomic interval carries:
- a CDS encoding DsrE family protein — protein: MAKNILIMINSGKDQKAKVLAGLNLAVVGKQKHLFDDIKVMFFGPSEQMIAENDKEIMDMIKNFSDLGEKPMACQVVGDSMKITDKLKQVQTLNVTMIGPVLADLVSKGYEVLNF
- the agl3 gene encoding UDP-sulfoquinovose synthase, whose amino-acid sequence is MKVIVFGGDGYLGWPLSLRLASRGHEVLIVDNLFTRRAVTEVGSDSAFPLPLPDKRVENAKKESDVEVSFQTGDVRDYEFVEDMIREFKPDAVVDFAEQRSAPYSMIDVYHAVHTVENNVRGTINLIYAISKVNPDIHFLKMGTMGEYGTPSYPILESPEVEVEIKGKKGEVMFPKKGGSYYHWSKVFDTYLLYWSLKDLNVLSRVTDIMQGPVYGTRTEEIKSEGVRTRFDFDEVWGTVVNRFCVEAVLGMPLTPYGKGEQRRGFLSLEDSMRALTALLENPPEGYRVVNQIHEVYSVNQIAEMVKKAGEDLGMSVEIEHVKNPRVEAEQHEYDVESKVLPSLGATPVKKMQDEVKFMIEDLLPYKDRLSRYKGAILPRTDWRKGR
- a CDS encoding MFS transporter, whose translation is MLSRKQLALLSVGTSLSFWDIFNVPYIIDYSAQQFHVPSSSPVANLPLTTEMIGYFLGGATNGLVSTYLGRKKGLVLTMLIIAIGSLIGLSSQDFLELSIAELLIGFGIEGEVAVIPSYVSEMTSASFRGRAVGLVNLGGFLMTLVVGPVAIFLGSGYWRLLFLAGLSMALFSAVFRVTLPESERWNKTRGEKVRISKSIIYFTLVWFFSYFAGYSLFSGTIFSIIDGKGFVNSSLYFTYILYGDPLGVTLSSILNDRIERKWSSSFSNVLSGVAILSWAFLSGLPFLVAGFISMFFQGFKFPTMYAYTSENLNTRVRSLGMGIADGIGHLGGAVGPLLVSLAYSTSPYYAIALMGLVSMISGFMLVKGRKVNGKELEAITEEVKEAEFDH